The genomic DNA ctcctccttagGCTATAGATTATATGTTTAAATTGCAGTAGAAACAGACAGTCTATACAAAACTATCGAATACAGTAATACTAATGGTTTAACAGCGTTAAAATGTACCAAGATGGCGCGATACAGTGTTCTCCACAATTTCTTTCCCTCTATGCCCATTTACTGTCAGTATAATATAAAGCCGGGGTTCCCTTGTCATATGAAAACACACCAAACATCAACACAGAGCCGAACTTGAATGCTTTGCAATAAACTAACACGACCAATCCATAAGGTCCGGAGCAGTGACCAGCAGAGGGCAGGTTGTCCCTATTGCAGAGGAAGCTTCTGAATGTATGGACCAAGTGTTTCGCATCCATACTTTACTTCAGCATTTTCCCCCATGGCCTGTATGTTTCACAGGACACTCACTCTTTCTGTCACTTCCACCCTATTGATACAATATAGACTTCATGTATTTAAAAGGCAAAATATTACACGGTATTTAGGAGAAACTGGGGTTTGATACGTTTCCAATTACACTAATCGGACAAATATTGAGCTcttggtgttttattttatttatattttgagaaCAGAGAGgggtaaaaacaaatgaatgcgCATCAAGGATAGATTGcagtttgaaaatattttaGCACTGTACCATTACAATACTTTGTACCTATGTTATGCCCATAATGCCAATTTACAACTGAATGTTGAATTATACAGGTGGAAAAAAATAtcgttttattgttttgttatatttaaataatatagcatatactaattattattattattattattattattattattattattattattattattatgcctaATACATACTTTCAGTTTTAGCTCAAAATGAGTTCGCTGCTGACAAAGTGTTGAAGTGTAAACAACACATCTTCAAGTTTGtacaattaatttataaaatgtcTTACTATTGCTTTGGCCATGTGTTTGAACCTTCTTTCAAACCCTTCAAATAACCCCCTTTTCAaactcaaacacaaacacactataACAACTTAGGCAACTTGTAATGTATGGTATATTGCTCTCTGTAGCCTATCATTTTCTTTATGCAAGTGAATAAACATACTCCCCACTTTGGtataatgaaaagaaatgtattttaatgacaaGACCATTTTAAAAATTTGTGCAATTCTTGTTTTATGTAAGTAATAAAATATTACtttaacataaatatataatgaactCTGCGCCGTTTTATTTTTCCCACAAGCACATCCAAATGAACCCAAACAAAGTGTGATAGAGAAACTgaacaaaaagcagaaaaaataCATCCCACATAGTTTTTCAGCTAATTAATTAAtcgattaattaattaattaaagctaCAGAAGAAAGCACTGTTGccagaactttttttttctttaaaagaaataaattacattgaggcaggCCACTTTGAAATGATATGAAAATATTTCCCTGGgcagcatttttaaaaataaaaataaatatacaaagaacaacCAATACCCTAATTGAAAAgacaaatatacacatatatacatagtaACGTGTGCATGATAACCTCGCTCAATAAAATGTAgaaatgaaaaactgaaataacatATATCGGCTTCAACTTTGTTTCTAACCATATACCCACATCATCATATTGTGAGGGTTATTCCGTCCCGTATCAACCTAACGGGCCTGGTTTTAACACTAAAAGCTAATTTCCAATAAATGACAATCATGTTAACACAATAGAAGCTCAGTGCCTGTATACCTCCTGACAATGCATgagtaaaattaatttaaaaaatatattcataccAAGAAAAAATAACATGGCTGTGAAAGaggaatgaaataataataataataataataataataataataataataataataataataataatgtggtcCCAGGCATTTTGTACAGTAGGAGAATAAAATTGATATTATGTTTATTTACGTTTACCTTTCGGACCTAAATAAAACGGTATTTAAATATCTCTTCCCCTTTTTTAAaggaattatttcaaaatgtatacatttttaaataatagcaaaaatatattgttgtaCAGCGCCCTTCTCTGCAAATAAGTATTACAGAATTGCTTAGGATCCCAATAATTTTAAATCTACCGTTCCCCTTTTCACATTTTCTGTAAACTTTAGGTTCAATAACATTTTAATCTGCAAAGATAATGCCCAAGCAGCATTTTATTGAAAGTAAATGACAGAACCATAGATAGAAAAGacatttctttcaattttttttccattttttttttccatgaaacACAAGCTGCTAAAATGAACTGGACAGCAGCTGCAAtgctacatattttttttactacaAATAACAAGCATTATTCCGGCTACAAAttactataaataaaaaatagaatgtaTTCAAACCTAATACAAAATTATGTCAAACCATttgggataaaaaaataaacgcaCAGCTAAAACCTGTTTAGTCTTAAAAAATCTTGAAAGTAAAAGTGCCCCAGTGTGCAAAGAAATCAAGCTATGACTTTTATTgacaatatacaatatttacaaaATTAATAGGAATGAACTGATAAAATACGTCGAGCTATGTAGTGAAACAATAAAAAGTGTCAGGTTTCTAACGCAACGTCCCCCCTCCGTGACCTGCCTGTATTCTGCTGTTGAGTTTGGTGCAGCTAGTGtccatttttattgtttttataatttatattaaccGTACAGAGGTGTGAAATAAAGCGAAAATAGGTCGCTCCGATGCATAAATAGAGCTTTTGttgaaataataatgatctGTATAGGGGTATAGCTTTACTGAACGTTTCGCacgtttaaatataaaatgatgcTGCATTGAGTTCGGACACAGCTCTGATGGACCTACTGGTCAGCTGGAGGCAGATCACTGACCAAGTGAGGTCAACACCTGCTAGGACCTGATGATATTCAACTGCATTTGCTCCTGTTGATGTTGTAAAGATGGCGTTTATTTCATGAATACAGTTGTCGTGGCTGTTTTCATGGAACACATCGTGGATTCCATAtatgtacaaaataatacaaataattatatttatatatttatatatcataaAAGCAATTGATGTAAACGTCAGGTGCCTTGTAGCTCTAGTCTACATCGTACTTTTCCTACACCAAGCATTCTTTCCACAATGGGGCTACACATCAAAACAGCGTCGTGTCACAGTGCTGGGCATATCTTTACAGGACATATTTTCCTCTTGTCGCTTttggaaaaaaaagctttaatcTCAGTGCCTGGTATTAtgtatcttatttttttaatactcacTGCATTGCCTGGGTGCTCCCCTTGTACAGGTCAAAAACATATCATAACACCCGCTACCGCTTAGGATAGTCCAGTGTTTATTATAGGAGAAATAAAAAGagacacaataataaaaaaaaaaagtttaagagGGGTCTATGTCTGTTCATTGTACAGGAGTCTGAACCCCATGGTGTGGCGGAGTGTCCCCATACACATCCTCCGGTCCTGGGAGGGCTCCTCCGGGAGGGGTCATccttttctctttctgtcttcTGTTACAAAACCAAACCCTGACCACCTCCTTCTCCAGTTGAAGACTGTCCGCTAGCGAAGTGATTTCTGGGGCTGAAGGTTTGGGGCACTTTAAGAAATGGCTCTCCAAAGCCCCCTTGACGCTTACCTCGATGGAGGTCCGcttttttctcttcctccccTGCGCTGCTATCTTGTCCAGGCTGGTGGGACTCCCAGAAGTTGAATCTGCCTCCTCCAACCACTTGTTCAACAAAGGCTTGAGCTTGCACATGTTCTTAAAACTGAGCTGCAGGGCCTCGAACCTGCAGATGGTGGTCTGGGAAAATACATTACCATAAAGTGTACCCAAGGCGAGTCCAACGTCTGCCTGGGTGAACCCCAGCTTGATTCTCCTCTGCTTAAATTGCTTGGCGAACTGTTCCAGGTCGTCCGAGGTCGGGGTGTCCTCGTCCGAGTGGTCGTGGTGGCCCTGATGCTGCTGGTGCTGATGCTGTGGCGGCTGCTGATGCCCATGGTCGCTGAGGTGTGGACTGTGGTGGTCTTCGTGGGTATCTCTCAGGCTGTGATGGTGCATCCCTTGACCGCTCCCCGGGATCATGCCATTTACACTGAACCCAGGCTGTGAGTATATAAGACTCTGTCCGTTAGTTGATGCCATGCTCGGGATGTGCGCTGCTGTGGTAGTCCTCCATGCCCTTGCGTCGTGATGGTTCCCATGCGGCTGGTGCACCAGATGAGGCGGTCGCGGCTGATGTTGCAAACTGCTTGAATTGTGCAGCTCGTCCCTGCCGCTCTGCACAGCGGGCTTTATGTCCTGCTGGCTCAAGGGGCTGGTGGACCAGGGAGCCCCGTCTCCGTGTGACAGTGCCGTTATCCACTGGTGTGCGTGGCTGAGAGGATGACCATTGCTCTGCAGGGTATAGTCGCtctgcaacagtgtctgtgcatCTCGGTACGCCGTCCCTTGCTGCATGCTCCCGGGCTCCGAGTGCACGATGGAGGAGCTGGAGGTGAGGATATTGTAATGATTAGACGCTGTGGTCGCCATGACTCTCGGAGCCGGACTGATCGCTCTTGTTAAAGGAGCCGTGCATTTGACAGTTACTTTTTTGCCACAGGCGTCTCCCAGGCTCTTGGCCAAGTGGACGCAGCGGCGAGCACCTGAGCTCCGCCTCGCCTCGCCTCCCATTGGTCGAGAGGTGTTTGATAGACGTGGTTGCCCCTAGCAGCCGGCGCTGATTGGTCGAGGCGCTTTCTTTACAAACCCGCTTCATTCCGCGCACAGCGCAGCCGGCTCGTCCTGCAGCCGCGCAGACACAGCGCCACGAAGTAGCAGGGCTGCAAAAAGCAACGCCGGGAAATCCAGCCAAGGACGTGTTCGCGAGGAAATTTTGACTGTGTAGTAGTAGTCTTAAGCAATGGAGGGCACttcaatgaaatatatatatttggagaTAACTTTCGGTATATATGGAGAAGTTACTGTTTCGTGCTGATCTAGTAATACATGGAATTAGACAACTATGTTTGTGTAGGCTGCAGGCTCCTGTGTTGCTGGTGCTCGTGTAAGTGCTGATTGAATAAAGCCAGATGTTAAAATAAGGCTCGGAGGTCAGGCTGCATGCATTTTTGCAATCGTTGTTTTGAATGGTGCTGTTAACCTTAGCGCTAGAGTATGTGGATTATCGTTTTGCAGGAAGCACCAAACGCCTCCATGTGTGAACTTGCTGCTGTTACCAGACACCATACTTTCCTACTTTCAGACAGTTTGTGCAATGTGCTGGATCTCCTCGTCGCTATAGCACAGGAAAAGCGGACTTAAACATAACTTTTTCAGGACAGCCCAGGGAAAGGCACAATGCTTGAAACGAAAGTGCGGCGGAAGGGTTTAATTGTTAAAAACAGATCCGCTTACAACTGAAGGCCCGATAGgagatgtatatgtatatcattTTAGGGCAGtggtgtggagtagtggttagggctctggacaggGTCGTGGGCTCAATCCCCGGTGGGGGCAccgctgttgtacccttgagcagggTACCTTacatagattgctccagtaaatgcccagctgtataaatgggtaaaacatgtaaaataatgtgatatattgtaacagttgtaagtcaccctggataaggatgtctgctaagaaatgagtaataataattttagcTATTGGTGTTTGCCTTCCTTGAAATGAagacgttgttgttgttgttgtttttattattattattattattattattattattattattattattattattattattattacgagTTTTGTAGAAGTTCACATCTAAACACGAGATGCATTCAACAAGGACATTACACTTTAAGTCCTCTTAACTTGCCAGACTATAAAAGTAAGATAACGGAGTAAGTGATGTTTTCATTAGGTGTATATTCATCAGCATCTGAAACTGTTATTTAagtatgtttttctctttatcttAGCCTGTGTTTTATTAAGAAACGTGTTTTTCAACTTTAAATGTACACCTTTTCGCTATTTGGATATTCCTTTACATTCACCGATGCTGTTTTCTTATTCGGTGTTTACTGTTACCTTGTGGCAAACTTGTAGGTGGCgcctgtgtttatttaattgtgttttaggGAAAAGTAATTGTTGTATTGTGGTTTTATTATATCCTTCAGATGCAGAACTGTAACAGAACCACGTGTGATGAGAAATTGTTAATTTGTATTGAATGGCTGTGTATTGATCCATTAGCATTTGCCATATTGAGAAGCCTATAAATAGATAAAAGCCGagcttatttgtattttatacacCGCAAGATCCATTTGCGCAGCTAACTCTCAAGTTTTTTaaggtttctctctctctctctctctctctctctctctctctctctctctctatatatatatatatatatatatatatatatatatatattatacaatattttacGTCGTCTACAcgaataaagaaaaagaaaagccaaGATAAGTGCTTACCAAGTTATAGTTAAACTTAAACATAAACCAATACGTTTGCTTTCATGATCAGTGTGGTGCTGTGGTGTTGAGTCAGTAcgcattcattaatttaattttgaactCTTTAACTCTGGGATTTcatggttttgtttcatttgcgCAAACGGTGCGTAAAATTAAGAACTATTTACAAGCGGAACATTTCTGCTCCTTTTAATGGATCTGCTTCTTGTAAAATCGGAGAGTTTAGGCTCCCCGCAATATTACCCTAGTCCCCCTCACTAACTTTCATTTTTCTTGCAGTCCAAAGCCAGCTTAGAGGTGATGTCATCTACATGTGCATAGACTGCTGTGTTGGATTGAGCCCAGCCTTTACTCAGGCCAGCTGTTCAAATAATACACTGCCACTATTGACATGAAGGGGATTTGTAAGAGTGAAAGCTGAGGACTGACAGCTCTCCAAGATGTCTCCTTCattcctcaaaaaaaaaaactaaatagaaaaacaccacaaaaatacatgtattattattattattattattattattattattattattattattattattattattatcaccagtgttgtgtttttatattttcatttaggAGTTAGGAAGTGTAGGATTGATGGTTGTCTGTGTGAAATGCTATTTTCATGCTTTTCCAATATATTTAACGTACAGAAAGCGTctgaaatatacatttgaataagtcAAATCACAGTAGTATAAATCTCCATCAACAAACGTCGGCCTATAACAACAAAACTATCAACACTTAAATGAAAACACCACTAAGAAGAGTTTCCGACAACTTTGGTGTTGACCTGTGACATTACTTTATGTGTAATGTATGTACAAAAGGAACAACCTCTCTTCCCAAACTCTTATAAAGCCGTTGCAATCTgataaatgtctgttttaattataCACGTAAAAGTATAACCAAGTTAACACATGCAAAGGCTAATTAAATACGTTAAAGACACACTCACTGAACTTTAGAAGCAGTTCATGtgaggtgtatttaatctgcaaTAACTTCGGTTAACAGTCCACTCTCACCGACGTCACTTTTTGATCTATTTAGCCAACAAGATAAATGTACCCTGTTTAACCCCagttcaaaataaagaaacactgCATATTCATCTTTATCAATATAGGCTGAAAGAAATATCCAAATTAATGGGAGATGGTGTCTCTACCGGTAAGTGATCTAGTGTCGGGGTGCTTAGTTAGTCCTGTGTTTTGCCTTCTAATATCATAAACCAATGACAGAAGCGATTCGTCTTttcaatatttataataatgtattattattattacttctcctcctcctgcacTACTAATTGTACGTAGGTCACCTAATAGGATACTACTACAAGCACTGCTACTTCTGTTaacactgctgctgctggcaTTCGTGGAAGAGTGTTGTGCTTGAATTAtcagtattttaatataattttaaactcAGTCTGTAATGCTTTTGATGATAAAGAAAATGAGAGTATTTAGTCAATTGAAGTTCTgaggtgtatttattattattattattattattattattattattattattattattattattatttgaagtaGTAGTCATAGTATTAATGGTAACCACTTAACTCAAATTgattttgctacaagtaagaaTAAAGCGCATGTGATAACAAGTTATCTTAACCCAAGATCGAAAATATAGCCATTTAACTCTTTGAAGTATCCTAGAAAACCACTGAAAAATAGCGTCCTCCAACATGTAATACTATTTTGTAATTTATCGTGCTTTGTAAAAGTGCAGCTGTATCTTTTTTGCAACAAagttaaaaaacatacatttttgttaAAGTTACGGTAGGGAAACTGGAAACGTTAAATTTAagttatattttaaagaatgccAGCAAAAAGTATAAGTCTACTGGGTGTTGttgatattattgttattgttattattattattattattattattattattattacaaaaacagcaggaatagtggtagtagtagtaattcTTCTGACGTGTTTATTAGCAAATAAACCAGAAATAAATGGTCCATAAAGGAAATGTGTTGGTGGCTGATACGGAGAGTGGGATGCATGTGGCAGGGACGCAACAGCTGCTGCTTTCTGCCCTCTCAGGAGGATGTGACATTGTCCAAGGAAGGGGCATTTTTGCAGAGCCGCTGCTGGTTGCTATAGAGAGGAGTAAATGAAACAACAGCACTCACGTCACAGCTGCCTTTGCCTCTTCTTATATATCTAAAGACCCTTTTAAAGGGCTTGCTGATGGGACAAAGCCTCAGAAAGAGAAAGCAAGGGGCATTGCGAGAAACTATAGGGGTAGGATAAGTAAATACCTTCTACTGCTtgcacaaaaaatgtatttcggAAACTAATAAACTAAAGATTACCTAAACATGGGAATGCATGCACTGGGAGAGGCGTTTTCAAGTGTGGGTTTTAAAACTTGCCAACATTAAACAGAGGCAGACAGAGGAATAATATCGCACAGACTCTGTAGGATTGAGCTGACAGTCAATAACAGGAGAGGAGTTGTTCCTGCTCTGTAGTTCTGCGGGAACTTCTGTAAAAATTCACGTAATaccgaaaaataaatacatgcaaataaatCAAGGTGTTATAGGTTATATTGAAATCGGGCCCATTGACGTTTACGTCAGGTAGAGAACAGATCAGTTGAATATTTGAACCACATTCCTGtttcaatcaaaaacaaaacgaaacaaagaaataaacaagaaacaacaagaaactaCACAATGTGTGAACCAAAGTGTGTGCATAAcgcaatacaattatatatatattacaactaGCAGCAATTACTAAGCCATTTTAACTGTGGACAATGGAAAAGTCTGCATCACCCCCCCCTCAAAACCAAAGGTGATTTAATGAAACAAAAGATTTTgaataattcattattttaattaagtttgTCCTCAAAAATGGctttcattttaaagtaaaaaacgTTCAAGATACCGTTACATAATCAAATATTAGAAAATATCTTACAAAAAATTACCCAAATCAAAGGAACATTTGTGGTAATTATGTTATAATTCGAAGAATTACTAAATAGCCGCAAAGGCTTTAACATTCGTGTTAGAGTAAAagcaaaacacattattttaatagtGTAATATGCAAACTATGGATCGTTCAATTACATGGCTTAATAATGCATAAATGATGCGAATCTTGTTATTTGGACTGCAAGGTCTGGTGTAATTCATTCAAAGGGCCAGTATGCTCTCACATACAGTAAAATCTATTGCTATGGTTCAGAACCCCCTGCCaaactacatttaaaagaataaaaattAATGACAGAGAATTTGAGCGTTAAATTAACAGTAATTATATGACCTGCATGCTGTAAAGATTCAATTTCTTATGCTCTAATTAGGTAACTGTCTTCCCATACATCAAACCTTTTCCCTTTTGTGAATTTCCATACAAGAACGCGGTCatgttaaaaaggaaaaaataattaattacattttatgaaaaCATGGCACGGTTTAAATCATGAataatcaaacattataatACTTTTTGATACGGAGGTTTTAAACTTTTCACGGAACATGTCCTTTTCTTGGTCTGCATTTAGTCCTACCAGCCATATATTAACTAACCACTaccaatcaatcaaacaatgaatgaattaattaataatagatacattaaaaaatgaatgcagGTTTAACAATATTAATTGATTGTTTGTATGTTCGTTGTGTTTGAAGCTTAATCAAAAGGctcaattataataaaaaaacactatcacatttaaaatatattattattattagtagcagtaatagtagtagtagtactttcaacaccattttaAGACTATGGATATCATATATTATGTAAGAAATGAATACACTTTATACATatagaaatattaaaaatacaatttaataagtCAAATCTTCAAATGTTCTTATTCTAAATCTATAAAGCAGATATAATGGGTTTTTAAGGTAGAGAACACAGAAGACCTAAACCATGCAACTGGCACCTTCACACCCATGTTGCGTTCTTATGTAGGCCCTTAGGCCTGAAGCAAATACAAACTTAGACATGTCAGCTAATCGCAAATTACAACTCAATACCTGTCCTATATTCATCTCACAGGATTCCAGGTTCtatatcatttttgtttttgttaatattaACGTTAACCTTTTCCCATCAGTAACCCCTCGAGATACTCGAATTCGAGATAC from Amia ocellicauda isolate fAmiCal2 chromosome 1, fAmiCal2.hap1, whole genome shotgun sequence includes the following:
- the pou3f2b gene encoding POU domain, class 3, transcription factor 2, with the protein product MATTASNHYNILTSSSSIVHSEPGSMQQGTAYRDAQTLLQSDYTLQSNGHPLSHAHQWITALSHGDGAPWSTSPLSQQDIKPAVQSGRDELHNSSSLQHQPRPPHLVHQPHGNHHDARAWRTTTAAHIPSMASTNGQSLIYSQPGFSVNGMIPGSGQGMHHHSLRDTHEDHHSPHLSDHGHQQPPQHQHQQHQGHHDHSDEDTPTSDDLEQFAKQFKQRRIKLGFTQADVGLALGTLYGNVFSQTTICRFEALQLSFKNMCKLKPLLNKWLEEADSTSGSPTSLDKIAAQGRKRKKRTSIEVSVKGALESHFLKCPKPSAPEITSLADSLQLEKEVVRVWFCNRRQKEKRMTPPGGALPGPEDVYGDTPPHHGVQTPVQ